CTTGAAAGCTGCAATTTCCCTTAGGATTAAGTTGCTGCAAGTTCTTCCCTGGCAAGGCCCCATGCCAGCCCTTGATATTCTTTTAATCTCCTCAACAGTTTCGTAACCATTTCTAATAAGCTCTCTAACTTCCTTTAATGTAATATCCGAACATCTACAGATAATAGTATTCTCATCCATATCATATATCCTCCAATCGAATATTTCTGAAATCATATAGATAATCCTTGCTTACAGCTATATGAAGCAGTGGTGTTCTATCAAAGGATTTTGGATTAAGAACTTTTACTATCTCCACATCAGAAATATAATCACCGCTTCTATCTAAGCCCTTAACCACATCTCCGGCTTTTGGTAGTGGTGTAAATTCATACGGGATCTTAAATAAAGCCCTATCCTCAGAGTAACTGCCATCTACAACCATTATTGCTAAGCCTGGACATTTGCTGATACAAATTCCACAGCCATTGCAGGTCTCAATATTTAACTTTGGTAAGTCGTTCATGTCATTTTCCATGGTTATTGACCCCTGATTACATGCTATTGTGCAAGGATTGCAAGGTATCTTCTGGAAACATTCTATAACTGCTACAGGTCCTTCATTGATTCTATCAATGCTCGGGAAGTTACTTTTAAACTTCTCAGATGTAGGTAGATCCATTCTCTTCTTTTCACCATTTCGTAGAGAGTCTAATTGTATTTTTAAATCATCAATTAAATTATCAAAATTTTCATGTCTATGACCTAAATAATCTGCTGCATGAAGACCAGCAATATAACCTTCTACCATAGCCATACTAGCTTCTTCAACTCCAGCAGTATCTCCTGCTACAAATACACCTTTAAGACTAGTCTGATATTTTTCATCTATAATGGGTACTAACCCACTTAGTTCCTTACTGTATTTCATTTCACAGCCCACCTGCATCAATAATTCAGTCAAAGGTGATAAACCTACTGAAATGCATACTATATCAACGTCTAATTCCTTATCCGAACCTTCAATAGGATTTTTATCCTTATCTAATTCCCATATAACTACCTGTTCTACATGGTCTTTTCCCTTAGCTTCCTTAATTGCATAATTTGTAAGTATAGGAACCCCCATGCGTTGTATTTTAGAGGCATGTACATGATAACCACCAATCCTTGGTGAATGATGTATTACAGCTGCTACATCTACTCCTGCCTGCATTAATTGATATG
The DNA window shown above is from Tissierella sp. Yu-01 and carries:
- a CDS encoding FAD-dependent oxidoreductase, which gives rise to MKNVELVVIGGGPAGLCATISAASSGTNVLLIDRNKKLGGQLVKQTHMFFGSEKQYASVRGLDITNILFNDIEKYRDKIEIMDDTTVLGYYEDGVLTAENKGKYIKIKPKSIVMATGAYEKTSAFPNNDLPGIYGAGAVQTLMNVYGVVPGKRALMVGAGNIGLIIAYQLMQAGVDVAAVIHHSPRIGGYHVHASKIQRMGVPILTNYAIKEAKGKDHVEQVVIWELDKDKNPIEGSDKELDVDIVCISVGLSPLTELLMQVGCEMKYSKELSGLVPIIDEKYQTSLKGVFVAGDTAGVEEASMAMVEGYIAGLHAADYLGHRHENFDNLIDDLKIQLDSLRNGEKKRMDLPTSEKFKSNFPSIDRINEGPVAVIECFQKIPCNPCTIACNQGSITMENDMNDLPKLNIETCNGCGICISKCPGLAIMVVDGSYSEDRALFKIPYEFTPLPKAGDVVKGLDRSGDYISDVEIVKVLNPKSFDRTPLLHIAVSKDYLYDFRNIRLEDI
- a CDS encoding (2Fe-2S)-binding protein, producing the protein MDENTIICRCSDITLKEVRELIRNGYETVEEIKRISRAGMGPCQGRTCSNLILREIAAFKGVDISELGVATSRPMVIGIKLDQIVQGGCIDA